In Xenorhabdus poinarii G6, the following are encoded in one genomic region:
- the umoD gene encoding UmoD family flagellar biogenesis regulator, which translates to MNLAFFCFYLHGCEYLSNQIGWEMMNISRCYVVKQNKKLYVIGSIMAVAIVGIVATFYFQSPRATVAYVLSSSPIRSTVVVRQSYCHIALFPIPATVKDISGHHSIEYGYRIFTLFDYLKAQREYPALTHSALNNCIEFNVKKPRIVAYDVNYVIGRKPGKIRIGYKPDEIIPLNEKGQLILKSYSQQ; encoded by the coding sequence GTGAATTTGGCATTTTTTTGTTTTTATTTACATGGTTGTGAATATTTATCCAATCAGATTGGATGGGAAATGATGAATATATCAAGGTGCTATGTGGTTAAGCAAAATAAAAAATTGTACGTGATTGGTTCTATCATGGCGGTTGCTATCGTTGGGATAGTCGCAACGTTTTATTTTCAGTCTCCCCGCGCCACTGTTGCATACGTATTATCTTCGAGCCCAATCAGATCAACGGTTGTGGTTCGTCAATCCTATTGTCATATCGCGCTATTTCCTATCCCTGCTACAGTAAAAGATATCTCAGGACATCATTCAATTGAATATGGCTATCGTATTTTTACTCTTTTCGATTATTTGAAAGCCCAGAGAGAATATCCGGCTTTAACCCATTCAGCTTTAAACAATTGCATAGAATTTAACGTTAAGAAACCCCGCATTGTTGCCTATGACGTCAATTATGTAATTGGCAGGAAACCAGGAAAAATCAGGATAGGGTATAAACCTGATGAGATTATTCCTTTAAACGAGAAAGGCCAAT